Proteins found in one Serinicoccus marinus DSM 15273 genomic segment:
- a CDS encoding citrate/2-methylcitrate synthase, translating to MTSTVQHAPPGLKGLVVARTRTGGVEGQEGFYHFREYSALDLSRHRSFEDVVHLMIEGHLPDAAESRAFADELAAASMLPHELLEQLLAIARSGPDRASLARLRTAVSLLGSVEDFPATYGATHEKVRAGVLRLVGVVPVLQAALFRLRAGMPPLEPRPELGAAGSWLWMLTGQEPAPEHAEAVTAYLISTVDHGFSASTFTARVVTSAGADVASAVCAALGTFSGPLHGGAPDRALDALDEIGTPDRARDWVRERVSKGERIMGFGHAVYRTTDPRAVLMREHAQRLGGPLAELAVAVEREVVGALAELKPGHELHTNVEYYAGVVMEQCGIPRAMFTPTFAVARVVGWGAHILEQTEDPRIIRPSAEYAGPPAPAPLP from the coding sequence ATGACCAGCACCGTGCAGCACGCCCCGCCCGGCCTCAAGGGCCTCGTCGTCGCCCGCACCCGCACCGGGGGTGTCGAGGGGCAGGAGGGCTTCTACCACTTCCGGGAGTACTCCGCGCTCGACCTGTCCCGGCACCGGTCCTTCGAGGACGTCGTCCACCTCATGATCGAGGGGCACCTGCCCGACGCGGCGGAGTCACGCGCCTTCGCCGACGAGCTCGCCGCCGCCTCGATGCTCCCCCACGAGCTGCTCGAGCAGTTGCTGGCCATCGCCCGCTCGGGCCCGGACCGTGCGTCGCTCGCCCGGCTGCGCACGGCGGTGTCGCTGCTCGGCTCGGTGGAGGACTTCCCCGCCACCTACGGCGCCACCCACGAGAAGGTTCGGGCCGGCGTGCTCCGGCTCGTCGGCGTGGTCCCGGTGCTCCAGGCGGCGCTCTTCCGGCTGCGCGCGGGTATGCCACCGCTCGAGCCCCGCCCGGAGCTCGGCGCCGCCGGCAGCTGGCTGTGGATGCTCACCGGGCAGGAGCCGGCACCCGAGCACGCGGAGGCGGTCACGGCATACCTCATCAGCACGGTCGACCACGGCTTCAGCGCCTCGACCTTCACCGCCCGCGTGGTGACGTCGGCAGGTGCGGACGTCGCGTCCGCGGTGTGCGCCGCCCTCGGCACCTTCTCCGGACCGCTGCACGGCGGAGCACCCGACCGGGCGCTCGACGCCCTCGACGAGATCGGCACGCCGGACCGGGCGCGCGACTGGGTCCGTGAGCGGGTCTCGAAGGGCGAGCGGATCATGGGTTTCGGGCACGCGGTCTACCGCACGACCGACCCGCGTGCCGTGCTCATGCGGGAGCACGCGCAGCGCCTCGGTGGGCCGCTCGCCGAGCTGGCCGTGGCGGTCGAGCGGGAGGTCGTCGGCGCCCTCGCCGAGCTCAAGCCGGGCCACGAGCTGCACACCAACGTGGAGTACTACGCGGGCGTGGTCATGGAGCAGTGCGGCATCCCGCGGGCGATGTTCACCCCGACCTTCGCGGTGGCGCGCGTCGTCGGGTGGGGCGCGCACATCCTCGAACAGACCGAGGACCCGCGGATCATCCGGCCGTCCGCGGAGTATGCCGGGCCACCCGCCCCGGCGCCGCTGCCCTGA